One Prolixibacteraceae bacterium DNA segment encodes these proteins:
- a CDS encoding FAD:protein FMN transferase — MNKIRFWFVVCSIIFYSSCSNKAPRYVFNTGAVYGTLYHIVYESPDGKDLHKEIKKEMASFDNSLSTFNPNSTISKVNKNEDTSLDPFFLKCFKKAVSVSKVTSGAFDMTVAPMVNAWGFGFKNRENISADVIDSLKSIVGYQMVKLQDGKIVKDDPRIMLDASAIAKGFSVDVVSDFLRRKGCRNFMVEIGGEIDAQGINEKGNIWVIGINKPKEDMSLDNQELRATVMLKDCGLATSGNYRNFYVKDGKKYAHTIDPRTGYPVQHSLLSSSVLAPTCMEADAYATSFMVMGLEEAKKIVLSSPDLEAFFIYFDGEKNKVWSSSGFKRNIKDLID; from the coding sequence ATGAATAAAATTAGATTTTGGTTTGTTGTATGTTCTATAATATTCTACTCTAGTTGTAGTAACAAAGCTCCTCGATATGTGTTCAACACTGGAGCAGTATATGGAACACTATACCATATTGTATACGAGAGTCCAGACGGTAAAGATCTGCATAAAGAGATTAAAAAAGAGATGGCGAGTTTTGATAATTCATTATCTACTTTCAATCCCAATTCAACGATCTCGAAGGTAAATAAAAACGAGGATACTTCTTTAGATCCATTTTTCTTGAAGTGTTTCAAGAAAGCGGTGTCCGTATCTAAAGTCACTAGTGGTGCCTTTGATATGACTGTAGCTCCAATGGTCAATGCTTGGGGATTTGGTTTTAAGAATCGTGAGAATATCTCTGCAGATGTCATTGATAGTCTAAAATCGATTGTTGGTTATCAAATGGTCAAATTGCAAGATGGTAAGATAGTGAAAGATGACCCTCGAATAATGCTTGATGCCAGTGCTATTGCAAAAGGCTTTTCTGTGGATGTGGTTTCTGATTTTCTTAGACGTAAAGGTTGTAGAAATTTTATGGTTGAGATTGGTGGAGAGATAGATGCACAAGGGATTAATGAAAAGGGTAATATCTGGGTGATTGGAATAAATAAACCCAAAGAAGATATGTCACTTGATAACCAAGAGCTTCGAGCTACAGTCATGTTGAAAGATTGTGGTTTAGCCACCTCTGGTAATTATCGTAATTTCTATGTGAAAGATGGCAAGAAGTATGCACATACCATTGATCCTCGTACTGGATATCCTGTACAACACTCCCTTTTAAGTTCTAGTGTCTTAGCTCCAACTTGTATGGAGGCGGATGCTTATGCTACATCTTTTATGGTAATGGGGCTTGAAGAGGCTAAAAAGATTGTATTAAGCTCTCCTGATTTAGAGGCTTTCTTTATCTATTTTGATGGAGAGAAAAATAAAGTTTGGAGCTCATCTGGATTCAAACGTAATATTAAAGATTTAATAGATTAA
- a CDS encoding glucose-6-phosphate isomerase, translated as MENISLDFNRTLGFISQESIDSYKADAEKFNLALHDKTMRGNDFLGWVNLPSSISNEHIEDVEATAAKLSAKKLDILVVVGIGGSYLGAKAVIDALSNNFQQFQDTDAPHVIFAGQNISEDYLAELRVLLQGKEYGIVVISKSGTTTEPALAFRVLKKDIEDKYGKEEAVNRIIAVTDASKGALRQLATEEGYKTFVIPDDVGGRFSVLTPVGLIAIACAGFDIRALINGAKDMEAQTSPEVKFEDNIAAQYAAVRNELYKKGKKIEILVNYNPKLHYFAEWWKQLYGESEGKEGKGIYPSSVDFSSDLHSMGQYIQEGERTLFETVLSVKSVDNTVLVPKDEANLDSLNFLAGKHVDEVNKMAELGTVLAHVDGGVPNLRVEIPKVDEYYLGQMIYFFEKACGISGYMLDVNPFDQPGVEAYKKNMFALLEKPGYEQATEEIKKKLK; from the coding sequence ATGGAAAATATCTCGCTTGATTTTAATCGTACCCTTGGTTTTATTAGCCAAGAGTCAATTGATAGCTACAAAGCAGATGCTGAAAAATTTAACCTTGCTCTTCATGATAAGACGATGCGAGGAAATGATTTCTTAGGTTGGGTTAACCTTCCTTCAAGTATCTCTAATGAACATATCGAAGATGTTGAAGCTACAGCTGCAAAATTGTCAGCTAAAAAACTAGACATCTTAGTAGTTGTAGGTATTGGTGGTTCATACCTTGGTGCGAAAGCAGTCATCGATGCTCTTTCAAACAATTTTCAACAATTTCAGGATACTGATGCTCCTCATGTTATCTTTGCTGGTCAAAATATTAGTGAAGATTACTTAGCAGAACTAAGAGTTCTTCTTCAAGGTAAAGAGTATGGTATTGTTGTTATTTCTAAATCAGGAACTACAACTGAGCCTGCTTTGGCTTTCCGTGTACTGAAGAAAGATATCGAAGACAAGTATGGCAAAGAAGAAGCTGTAAACCGTATTATTGCAGTAACGGATGCTTCTAAAGGAGCTCTTCGTCAACTAGCTACAGAAGAGGGATATAAAACATTTGTTATACCTGATGATGTTGGAGGACGTTTTTCTGTTCTTACTCCTGTTGGTTTGATTGCAATTGCTTGTGCCGGATTTGATATCAGAGCTTTAATTAATGGGGCAAAAGATATGGAAGCACAAACATCTCCTGAAGTGAAGTTTGAAGATAATATTGCTGCTCAGTATGCAGCGGTAAGAAATGAGCTTTACAAGAAAGGAAAGAAGATTGAAATCTTAGTAAACTATAATCCAAAATTGCACTATTTTGCTGAATGGTGGAAGCAATTATATGGTGAGAGTGAAGGAAAAGAAGGCAAAGGTATTTACCCTTCTAGCGTAGATTTTTCTTCTGACTTACACTCTATGGGGCAGTATATTCAAGAAGGAGAAAGAACTCTTTTCGAAACAGTACTATCTGTTAAGAGTGTAGACAATACTGTGCTTGTTCCTAAGGATGAAGCAAATCTTGATAGCCTTAATTTCCTTGCAGGTAAACATGTGGATGAGGTTAATAAGATGGCTGAATTAGGAACTGTTTTGGCACATGTGGATGGTGGTGTACCAAACCTTCGTGTTGAAATTCCTAAAGTAGATGAGTACTATCTTGGACAAATGATATACTTCTTTGAGAAAGCTTGTGGTATTAGTGGTTACATGCTTGATGTAAATCCATTTGATCAACCAGGAGTAGAAGCTTATAAAAAGAATATGTTTGCTTTACTGGAGAAGCCAGGATATGAGCAAGCAACTGAAGAGATCAAAAAGAAACTTAAATAA
- a CDS encoding DUF2149 domain-containing protein has product MRRRQRFNENDDFDPMATVSNLFDVAMVFALALMVALVGRYNMTEVFSKEDFTMVKNPGKDNMEIITRKGENIERYKGSSQGNDEANKGKRVGSAYQMNDGSIVYIPDI; this is encoded by the coding sequence ATGAGAAGAAGACAACGATTTAACGAAAATGATGATTTCGATCCCATGGCAACAGTTTCAAATCTTTTTGATGTAGCGATGGTATTCGCTTTGGCATTGATGGTAGCTCTTGTAGGGAGATATAATATGACTGAAGTTTTCTCAAAAGAAGACTTTACAATGGTTAAGAATCCAGGGAAAGACAATATGGAAATCATTACAAGAAAAGGGGAAAATATAGAACGGTATAAAGGTTCATCCCAAGGAAATGACGAAGCGAATAAAGGAAAACGCGTGGGATCAGCATATCAAATGAACGATGGATCTATCGTATATATCCCAGACATATAA
- a CDS encoding patatin-like phospholipase family protein has protein sequence MKDETKKSIGLALSGGGARGIAHIGVIQALEEANISIKAISGTSMGAFIGALYASGYSPKEMLDLFNKKHVKDLFHPKIKSHGLIKVALKENGLSNIFKAKTFEELELPLFISVSNITKGALEVVHHGEYLPYVIASCAIPVIFPSQIINDQCYVDGGLYDNLPAKSLLDSCASILGVHVNYNGERVIESGVKAVAERCFQLAIGSNVKDSVKHCNWLVEPKELRNYGTFAFLEKEEIFQIGYDYGKKVIKNKIIPDICT, from the coding sequence ATGAAAGACGAGACAAAAAAAAGTATAGGGCTGGCACTTAGCGGAGGTGGAGCTCGCGGAATCGCTCATATTGGAGTTATTCAAGCTTTAGAAGAGGCCAATATATCCATTAAAGCAATCTCTGGAACGAGTATGGGGGCTTTTATAGGTGCACTGTATGCTAGTGGATACTCTCCCAAAGAGATGTTAGATCTATTTAATAAAAAACATGTGAAAGATCTATTTCATCCAAAGATTAAAAGTCATGGATTGATTAAAGTGGCACTGAAAGAGAATGGTCTTAGTAATATATTTAAAGCCAAAACTTTTGAAGAGCTCGAATTGCCACTGTTTATATCTGTTTCGAATATAACCAAAGGAGCACTAGAAGTAGTTCATCACGGAGAGTATCTCCCATATGTAATCGCATCATGTGCCATTCCTGTCATATTCCCTTCTCAAATAATTAATGATCAATGTTATGTAGATGGAGGTCTTTATGACAATCTACCAGCGAAGTCCCTTTTAGATTCATGCGCATCGATACTAGGAGTGCATGTCAATTATAATGGAGAGAGAGTGATAGAAAGTGGTGTAAAAGCTGTAGCAGAAAGATGTTTCCAACTTGCCATTGGAAGCAATGTAAAAGACTCTGTCAAACACTGCAATTGGCTTGTTGAACCCAAAGAGCTCAGAAACTATGGTACTTTTGCCTTTTTAGAAAAAGAGGAAATATTTCAAATAGGATATGATTACGGCAAGAAGGTTATTAAAAATAAAATTATTCCCGATATTTGTACCTAA
- a CDS encoding DMT family transporter, producing the protein MKNTRTIGYILCVLATISFCHIFIFSKKAMETSTLEQFCLYWFGFSFILNGFTMRLTNSRKNIKTIIIHNYKVLIVLGVLEIIISTMLFSAIHFIPNAAVSGMLGNLFPIFTAIFGVTLLKEKLYKKEYIGLVAAFVGILITSFPDNMVISDLLNKGTVLMVGHCLIAAFETILIKTKINKIPPLVLNTNRAIFLLIYAICSMFYTNTPWAISIETLKNIAIGAFIGPFLAINLVYYSLKYMDASRATVIQSSKGLVLILCTYLYWGEVPKLYQVLGGVTTLLGLVYMTWVEVRMKRLELKIK; encoded by the coding sequence ATGAAAAACACTAGAACGATTGGTTATATCTTGTGTGTTTTAGCAACTATCTCATTTTGTCATATCTTTATCTTCTCGAAGAAAGCAATGGAGACCTCTACGCTAGAACAATTTTGCCTTTATTGGTTTGGCTTCTCTTTTATCTTGAATGGTTTCACAATGCGATTGACCAATTCGAGAAAAAATATTAAAACAATAATTATACACAATTATAAGGTTCTGATAGTGCTAGGAGTGCTTGAGATTATCATTTCTACAATGCTCTTTAGTGCAATTCATTTCATTCCTAATGCTGCTGTTTCTGGAATGTTAGGCAATCTATTCCCAATATTTACCGCAATATTTGGTGTTACCCTTCTCAAGGAAAAATTATATAAAAAAGAATATATAGGACTTGTTGCTGCATTTGTTGGTATTTTGATCACCTCATTTCCTGACAATATGGTAATCTCCGATTTGTTGAATAAAGGGACAGTGCTAATGGTTGGGCATTGCCTAATTGCTGCTTTTGAAACGATATTGATCAAAACAAAAATCAATAAGATTCCCCCTTTAGTACTCAATACCAATCGAGCTATATTTCTTTTGATTTATGCAATATGTTCTATGTTTTATACAAATACCCCTTGGGCAATATCCATTGAAACGTTGAAGAATATTGCAATAGGTGCGTTTATCGGTCCTTTCCTCGCAATCAATCTTGTCTATTATAGCCTCAAGTATATGGATGCATCTAGAGCCACAGTTATTCAAAGCAGTAAAGGTCTAGTTCTTATTTTATGTACATATCTCTATTGGGGAGAAGTTCCTAAATTATATCAGGTACTTGGAGGTGTTACAACTCTTTTAGGATTGGTTTATATGACATGGGTTGAAGTACGTATGAAAAGACTTGAATTAAAAATAAAATAG
- a CDS encoding aspartate kinase, whose translation MIKVYKFGGASVKDATNIIRLANQLKEDQYPHKVVVISAMGKMTNAFERLANAYFEQNSQDKKDAFDYIYQYHSNIISELFNQDSLIEIEELFEQIETKIADSPSLNFDFEYDQIVSFGELLSTKLISKYISHAGLNNSWVDIRPLLRTSENYREGVVDWQISEQNIRQKFRFKTNNVSLYITQGFIASTYTNLTTTLGREGSDYSAAIVAKSLEADSLTIWKDVDGVLNADPRYFTVTEKIEFLSYRDAIELAYFGASVIHPKTLKPLRDIGIPLFVKNFHHTIREGTMIGKQEKVKPLPPIYILKKDQVLITIADRGLSFLTEEDIAFFYQALAFHQAKSNLVQQSALYFSVVIDKNDRKFSAIIEQLMQKYQVKYNDGLELLTIQNSNPTRNSLDYISHKELLIEQHNRKTSRYLVKQ comes from the coding sequence ATGATTAAAGTATATAAATTTGGTGGTGCTTCGGTTAAAGATGCAACAAATATTATCCGTTTGGCAAATCAACTAAAAGAGGATCAGTACCCTCATAAGGTGGTTGTTATTTCTGCGATGGGTAAGATGACGAATGCCTTTGAAAGACTTGCAAATGCATATTTCGAACAAAACAGTCAGGATAAAAAAGACGCTTTTGACTATATCTATCAATATCATAGCAATATCATATCTGAACTTTTTAATCAAGATAGTCTGATTGAAATAGAAGAGCTCTTTGAACAAATCGAAACAAAAATAGCAGATTCACCCTCTCTGAATTTTGATTTTGAATACGATCAAATTGTTAGTTTTGGAGAGCTGTTATCAACAAAGCTCATCTCAAAATATATCTCCCATGCTGGACTTAACAATAGTTGGGTAGATATACGTCCACTTCTTAGAACGTCAGAAAATTATCGTGAAGGGGTGGTGGATTGGCAGATAAGTGAACAAAATATTCGTCAAAAATTCCGTTTCAAAACTAATAATGTCTCTTTGTATATAACACAGGGGTTTATTGCATCGACCTACACCAACCTAACAACCACATTAGGTAGAGAGGGATCTGACTACTCTGCTGCCATCGTTGCAAAGTCTTTAGAAGCAGATTCTTTGACGATTTGGAAAGATGTTGATGGGGTATTGAATGCAGACCCACGATATTTTACCGTGACTGAAAAAATTGAGTTTCTGTCTTATCGGGATGCAATTGAATTAGCCTATTTTGGGGCATCAGTGATTCACCCTAAAACGCTCAAGCCTCTAAGAGACATCGGGATTCCTCTATTTGTAAAGAATTTTCATCATACCATTAGAGAGGGGACAATGATCGGCAAACAAGAGAAGGTAAAACCACTTCCTCCTATATATATACTTAAGAAGGATCAAGTGTTAATTACTATCGCAGATAGAGGTTTATCATTTCTTACAGAAGAGGATATTGCATTCTTCTATCAAGCATTGGCTTTTCACCAAGCAAAATCTAATCTTGTTCAACAATCTGCACTCTATTTTTCCGTTGTGATAGATAAAAATGATCGTAAATTTTCTGCTATTATTGAACAACTGATGCAGAAATATCAAGTTAAATATAACGATGGATTAGAGCTTCTAACAATTCAAAATAGCAATCCAACAAGAAACAGTTTAGATTACATTAGCCATAAAGAGCTTTTGATAGAACAACATAATAGAAAAACATCAAGGTACTTAGTAAAACAATAA
- a CDS encoding OmpH family outer membrane protein codes for MNNKTRNSLLIALSLILTLSFNACNPPAKETTVSQKTVNNGRIAFVKMDSLVMNYYLAKQMNEELKLTQEGYNKEFATKKTKFAQDAQSFQSKLQRGGFLTEANARKERDRIVAMESEVKKMDYELSNKLSKIQGDNNKRILDSLNAVLDRFQAEHHYKYILDGAAVLRSEGAENITDDILAILNAGQK; via the coding sequence ATGAATAATAAAACACGAAACTCTCTGTTGATTGCTCTTAGTCTTATATTGACTCTCTCTTTCAATGCATGTAACCCACCAGCCAAAGAAACTACTGTATCTCAAAAAACAGTAAATAATGGTAGAATTGCTTTTGTAAAAATGGATTCATTGGTAATGAACTACTATTTAGCAAAGCAAATGAATGAAGAGCTAAAATTAACCCAAGAAGGATATAATAAAGAGTTTGCAACGAAGAAGACAAAGTTTGCTCAAGATGCTCAATCATTCCAGTCTAAGCTACAACGTGGAGGTTTCTTGACCGAAGCTAATGCAAGAAAAGAACGCGATCGCATTGTTGCAATGGAGAGTGAAGTGAAAAAAATGGATTATGAGCTTTCAAATAAACTTTCTAAGATACAAGGCGATAATAATAAACGTATTTTGGATAGCTTGAATGCTGTTCTCGATCGTTTTCAAGCAGAACATCACTATAAGTATATTCTAGATGGTGCTGCGGTTCTACGCTCTGAAGGTGCAGAAAATATTACCGATGATATTTTAGCTATTCTGAATGCAGGACAGAAGTAA
- a CDS encoding proline dehydrogenase family protein, whose translation MFQTTIAKLLPKLPESFVWRFSKKYIAGKDQESLLSKAKIENEKGANITVDILGEEIQNIEEAAYFFDQYMELIPKLADKNIDVNISIKPSMFGLKLDKERCYQYYEQILSHISQHESGFVRIDMEDSSYTSIEIELYEHFLQKYPKNVGLVIQAYLYRSHKDILQLMEKYPEYHLNFRLCKGIYVETPEHAYQDKQEVRESYLRILKSMLKGGCYVGIATHDSWLVDMILQWIKENNIPTKSYEFQCLCGVKENLKLSIIKKNIKNRVYIPYGKNWFAYSTRRLKENPKMVNDIIKSFFSCK comes from the coding sequence ATGTTTCAAACTACAATTGCAAAGTTGTTACCGAAGCTTCCAGAGTCGTTTGTATGGCGGTTTTCGAAAAAATATATTGCAGGAAAAGATCAAGAGAGCCTACTCAGTAAAGCAAAAATTGAAAATGAGAAGGGGGCTAATATAACAGTGGATATTCTAGGAGAAGAGATTCAAAATATCGAAGAAGCAGCCTACTTCTTTGATCAGTATATGGAATTAATCCCCAAACTTGCAGATAAAAATATAGATGTGAATATATCTATTAAGCCATCTATGTTCGGATTAAAACTAGATAAAGAGAGATGTTATCAGTATTACGAACAGATACTTTCTCATATATCGCAACATGAAAGTGGATTCGTCCGCATTGATATGGAGGACTCTAGTTATACCTCTATCGAGATTGAATTGTATGAACACTTTCTCCAAAAATATCCTAAAAATGTAGGGCTTGTCATTCAAGCTTACCTCTATAGGTCCCACAAAGATATTCTTCAGCTAATGGAAAAATATCCTGAATATCATCTAAACTTTAGGTTGTGTAAAGGAATCTATGTTGAAACTCCAGAGCATGCATATCAAGACAAGCAAGAAGTACGCGAAAGCTATCTTAGAATCTTAAAATCCATGTTAAAAGGTGGTTGCTATGTAGGTATTGCGACCCATGATAGCTGGCTTGTGGACATGATTCTTCAGTGGATTAAGGAAAATAATATACCGACAAAGAGTTACGAGTTTCAATGTCTTTGTGGAGTAAAAGAAAATCTTAAGCTATCTATTATAAAGAAAAATATAAAGAATAGAGTATATATACCTTATGGTAAGAATTGGTTTGCTTATTCCACACGTAGACTAAAAGAAAATCCCAAAATGGTAAATGATATCATCAAATCATTTTTTTCTTGCAAGTAG
- a CDS encoding NAD(P)H-dependent glycerol-3-phosphate dehydrogenase → MDKKQRIAIIGSGSWATALAKMLMHNVEGFNWYFRSEDNIKLFKKYKHNPKYLRAVEFETERIDFYSDINEIAENSDILIFVIPSAFLKDAVKDLTVDISQKFIVSAIKGIVPDDNTIVGEFFHERFNVPFESIGVIAGPCHAEEVARELLSYLTIACPDIKKARQFAFNLECPFIRTHISEDIYGTEYSSVIKNIISLASGIAHGLRYGDNFQAVLISNGIQEIKRFVDTVHPITRDIKSSAYLGDLLVTGYSQFSRNRTFGMMIGKGYSTRSAMLEMHMVAEGYYAVKCIKEINERYNVNMPITDAVYNILYENISPSIELRLLTEHLR, encoded by the coding sequence ATAGATAAAAAACAAAGAATTGCAATCATTGGAAGCGGGAGCTGGGCTACAGCTCTTGCTAAAATGCTTATGCATAATGTCGAAGGCTTTAATTGGTATTTTCGTTCAGAAGATAATATTAAACTTTTCAAAAAATATAAGCATAACCCAAAATATTTGCGCGCTGTTGAGTTTGAAACAGAAAGAATTGACTTTTATTCTGATATTAATGAGATTGCAGAAAACTCTGATATCTTAATTTTTGTTATTCCTTCGGCATTTCTTAAAGATGCAGTTAAAGACTTAACTGTGGATATATCACAAAAGTTTATTGTCTCTGCAATTAAAGGAATTGTGCCTGATGATAATACTATTGTGGGAGAATTCTTTCATGAACGATTCAATGTCCCATTCGAATCAATTGGTGTTATTGCTGGACCTTGTCATGCGGAAGAGGTTGCGAGAGAGCTTCTCTCTTACCTTACGATTGCATGTCCTGATATCAAAAAAGCGAGACAATTTGCTTTTAATTTAGAGTGTCCTTTTATCCGTACACACATTAGTGAAGATATTTATGGTACAGAATATTCTTCTGTTATAAAAAATATCATCTCTCTTGCATCGGGTATTGCTCATGGTCTACGTTATGGCGATAATTTCCAAGCTGTTCTTATTTCTAATGGAATACAAGAGATTAAACGTTTTGTGGATACTGTTCACCCAATTACTCGAGATATCAAATCAAGTGCATATTTAGGAGACCTGTTGGTTACTGGTTATTCTCAGTTCTCTAGAAATAGAACTTTTGGTATGATGATTGGTAAAGGTTATTCGACTAGATCAGCCATGTTGGAGATGCATATGGTGGCAGAAGGATATTATGCTGTCAAATGTATAAAGGAGATTAATGAGAGATATAATGTAAATATGCCTATCACTGATGCTGTTTACAATATTCTTTATGAGAACATCTCTCCTTCCATTGAGCTAAGACTTCTTACGGAGCATCTTAGATAA
- the coaD gene encoding pantetheine-phosphate adenylyltransferase, translating into MSNIAVFPGSFDPFTIGHESIVRRALPMFDHIVIMIGYNSDKRTFFPLEKKVEWIKKVFCDTPKVSVETHEGLTVDFCRKVKSNHILRGLRTAADFEYERAIAQVNKKMEDHLETVFLLTTPEHTPVTSTIVRDILRHNGDISMFLPSNITMQDLASYVEKNH; encoded by the coding sequence ATGTCAAATATTGCAGTCTTTCCAGGATCATTTGATCCTTTTACAATTGGTCACGAATCAATAGTTCGAAGAGCCTTACCAATGTTCGATCACATTGTCATTATGATTGGATATAATTCGGATAAAAGAACATTCTTCCCTCTTGAGAAGAAAGTTGAATGGATTAAAAAAGTCTTTTGCGATACACCTAAAGTATCAGTAGAGACACATGAAGGGCTTACTGTTGATTTCTGTAGAAAAGTAAAGTCAAACCACATATTAAGAGGGTTGAGAACCGCTGCTGATTTTGAGTATGAAAGAGCAATTGCTCAAGTGAATAAAAAAATGGAGGATCATTTGGAGACCGTTTTCTTACTAACAACTCCCGAACACACTCCTGTGACCTCAACTATCGTAAGAGATATATTAAGACATAACGGCGATATTTCGATGTTTCTTCCATCGAACATTACAATGCAAGACCTAGCATCATATGTGGAAAAGAATCATTAA
- a CDS encoding HAD family hydrolase: protein MIKYIAFDADDTLWENEPYFRETEKRFVEMLAPNSAYDTTELKELLYDYIVENVPAYGYGTRSLMLSLVGFCNQYATCNVSEMIESTIKLGQEQLSKPVVLLPDVEKTLKSLSQNYELLLITKGDLKEQNRKIVESGLTPSFKHVRVLEEKDEASYLNFFQELGIEMSEVVMVGNSYKSDILPIEALGGHAIFIPYKSTWAFESAPKKDSKRIFERGSIAEVPILISSIQYDQKNVPHKL, encoded by the coding sequence ATGATTAAATATATCGCTTTTGATGCGGATGATACCCTTTGGGAAAACGAACCCTATTTTAGAGAAACTGAAAAAAGGTTTGTTGAAATGTTGGCACCAAATTCAGCGTATGATACAACGGAGTTAAAGGAACTTTTGTATGATTATATCGTAGAAAATGTTCCTGCATATGGCTATGGAACCCGTTCTTTGATGCTCTCTTTAGTCGGATTCTGTAATCAATATGCTACATGTAATGTTTCCGAAATGATTGAGTCAACCATCAAATTAGGACAAGAGCAACTGAGTAAACCGGTTGTGCTACTTCCAGATGTAGAAAAAACATTGAAGTCGTTATCTCAGAATTATGAATTGCTATTGATAACCAAAGGCGATCTTAAAGAACAGAATAGAAAGATTGTAGAGAGTGGTCTGACTCCTTCTTTTAAACATGTTCGTGTATTAGAAGAGAAGGATGAGGCTAGTTATCTAAATTTCTTCCAAGAGTTAGGGATTGAGATGTCTGAGGTTGTGATGGTTGGAAACTCATATAAATCCGATATTCTTCCTATTGAGGCATTAGGTGGACACGCTATTTTCATCCCTTACAAGTCTACTTGGGCTTTTGAAAGTGCCCCTAAGAAAGATTCAAAACGAATTTTCGAACGGGGAAGTATTGCTGAGGTTCCAATCCTAATATCCTCAATTCAATATGATCAAAAGAATGTGCCCCATAAATTATAA
- a CDS encoding transporter encodes MKHFVLTIIISCLTLQVFSQAISTDRPDLTESYFTVPRNGLQIETGYTFEEISNNQIKTHTYNSTLLRYGVTDNFELRYNIAYLHEMGTGSNTIDNKGIGDMEIGFKMSAFEQDRFIPALSFLFHVVLPVGDSNFSPSKSEPLFKLIGGWEFAKGNSLSYNLGVLWPDGTDEVDYDVSIAYSHPIIKDKLSLYVEYFETYNGDTDTIERNCDGGFTYLVKDNFQLDLSAGVNLKGFGRGYFISAGFSYLLDLKKR; translated from the coding sequence ATGAAACATTTTGTTCTTACGATTATAATTTCATGTTTAACACTTCAAGTATTTAGTCAAGCGATTAGTACGGATCGTCCTGACCTTACAGAGTCCTATTTCACGGTCCCTAGGAATGGACTTCAGATTGAAACGGGGTATACATTTGAAGAGATATCCAATAATCAAATCAAGACTCATACTTACAACTCCACCTTACTTCGCTATGGTGTTACTGACAACTTTGAGTTACGGTATAATATTGCATATCTTCATGAAATGGGGACAGGTTCTAATACAATCGATAATAAAGGTATTGGGGATATGGAAATAGGTTTTAAAATGAGTGCTTTTGAACAAGATCGATTTATCCCTGCTCTCTCTTTTCTATTCCATGTGGTATTACCCGTAGGGGATAGTAATTTTTCTCCAAGTAAATCAGAGCCTTTATTTAAACTTATTGGAGGTTGGGAGTTTGCTAAGGGGAATTCACTATCCTATAATTTAGGGGTCTTATGGCCTGATGGAACAGATGAGGTCGACTATGATGTATCCATTGCCTACTCTCATCCTATAATAAAAGACAAGTTATCCCTATATGTTGAGTATTTTGAGACATATAATGGAGATACAGATACTATAGAACGTAACTGCGATGGAGGCTTTACCTATTTAGTAAAAGATAATTTTCAGTTAGACCTCTCTGCAGGTGTCAATTTAAAAGGCTTTGGTCGAGGATATTTTATCTCAGCAGGTTTCTCATATCTTTTGGATTTAAAAAAGAGGTAG